CCCAACAACCCAGGGAGGGACATGGACTCGATCGACGACATCCTCGGTGAACTACCCGTACCGACCCACGTCACCGCCGAAGACGTCAGCTTCGCCGTCAAGGCGGTCACCGTGCACGCCGCCGAGCGGTGGCCCGGCGGCCCGCGGTGTCGCAACGACCGCGCACCTCACCCCTGCCGCCTGCACCGCTGGGGCCGTCGGGTCCTCGACCAACGCGGCCCCACCAACCGGCAGATCCGCGCGCTGATCGCCGAGCAGGAGGCGCCGCAGCGATGATCTACGTGACCGGGGAGCGTCTGCAGCCGCACCACGCCCGCGTCGCCTCCTTCGATACCCGCTGGCGTGGCCTCGACCCCGCCCAGGTGCACGACTACCTCAACCGAGTAGCCGACGAACTCGAACGTCTGCACCGCGAGCTGACCACGGCGAACACTGAGGCCGAACGCATCCGCCAGGCGCTGCGGCAGTGGCAGTCCCGGCACACCGGCTGCCGCCACACGGATCCAGCTTCATCAAACAGCCGGTGGCAGCGATGACCGCACCCCGCTGGGTCATCCACCTTCCCACCACCCTGACCAGCCTCGACGGGGCTATCACCCTGGCCGTCGCCCTACGCGACTCGCTCGGTCACGTCACCGCCATCGACTTCGGCGAGACCACCCTCAGCGAGGAGGATCAGCAATTCCTGCGTACCCGAATCTGGTGCGACGCCAAGCTCGACGGGGCCGGCCGCTGCCGGCGCCGCGACGACCACGACGGCCCGTGCGGGGACACGGATGAGGGCTCACGCCGGTAGCGTCCGGGGATGCCCGACACCGCGCGCGACGACCTGCTGGCCGGCTTCACGGCTCCCCAGCCGTACGCCATGGAGACTGTCGCCGGCGCTCCCCGCGCGCCCGGCGTGGTCCTCGACGGCGGCATGGTCATCTACGTCGGTCGGACGAGGCGGGGACTGCGGGATCGCCTCCGGCAGCACCTGACCGGCAACCGCGGATCGTCGGTGCTGCACGACCAGGTCGGCCAGCTCCTCGACACCGCGGGCAACGGGGCGTCGGCCGCCGACATCGCGGGCTGGCTGGGTCGGTGCGAGGTCCGCTGGCAGGAGACCGACAACCCGGAGGGTACGAAGGAAGCCCTGGTCCTGGCCCTCAAGCCGCGCTTCAACCGGCAGGTGCCGAAGCCACGCGACGCGGACGGTGGCGAATAGCGGAGCAGCGCGGGGGCGACTGCCCTAAGCCGGAACGGCTCCGTCTTCCCACCTTCGGCGCAGATCGATCTCCATACGGCTGAGCGGGTCCGTCGAGACCGTCGAAGCGTGCCTATGCTCTGGGCATCGGGCGAGACTGCGGCTGAGGGCCAGTCGCGTGGGGCGAGTTCGAGGGGCGCGCGTGGCATTCAACGTCGGTGACATCGTTGCCGTTCAAGCCGACCCCAGTCGACTCGGACCGGTTATCGGGATTCTTCAGAGCGTCGATGGGTTCGGCCGCTATCGCGTCTTCCACGAAGCGGGAAGCATGCGCGAGTACGCAGAGGACCAGCTGGTTCTTGTGGCGGCGCAACAGGAGGCAACGACTGGCGGCCTGACTCCCGAGGAGTTCCGAGCCCGCCTGGTCGCCGCCCGGCTCAGTCACCCGCTCACCGACCACGTCTATTCGCTGCGGGCAGCGCGGATCAAGTACGTGCCGTTTCAGTTCCGGCCACTCCTGCGCCTCGCCCGCGCCGACGAGCCGCGGCTGCTCATCGCCGACGACGTCGGCGTCGGTAAGACCATCGAAGCCGGCTTGATCATGAAGGAGTTGGCTGCCCGACAGCCGCTGGACCACGTGCTCGTCCTCTGCCCCAAGGCGCTCACGGTCAAGTGGCGCGAAGAAATGCGCCGCTTCGACGAGGACTTCCGGGTGCTCGACTCGGCGAGCCTGCGCTACTGCCTCAACGAGGCTCACCTGGACGGCGCCTGGCCCGAGGAGTACCGGCGGGCGATCGTGCACTACGAGCTCTTCGCGCGCACGGCATATCTGAAGGGGGATGCCAAGCGGAAGAAGAACAAGGGCCTGCGCGAGCTGGACCCGCCGCCTGCCTTCGACCTGGTGATCGCCGACGAGGCACACCACCTGCGTACGCCGGGCACAAACTCGCACGATCTCGCCGAGTACCTCAGCGAGATCAGCACTGCCCTCGTCCTGCTGTCCGCGACACCGGTGCAGACGCAGGCCCGGGACCTGTTCATCCTGCTCAACCTCCTCCGCCCGGACCTGTTTCCCGATCGGCAGACGTTCTTCGAGGTCGTCGAGCCCAATCGACACCTCAATTCCGCCGTACGGGCCCTGCGCGGCGGTGCGCCTGACGCCGCCAAGGAGGCGCTCAAGGCGCTGGACACCGCCGCGTACACCAGCTGGGGCCGGCAGGCGATCGCGATCGACCCCCGGTATGACGACGTGCGCAGACGCCTGGACGCGGCCACCTTGACGACCGACGACAGGGTCCGCTGCGTGCGCGAGATCGAGGAGCTGAACACTCTCGCGCCACTGGTGAACCGCACCCGCCGACGGGACATCGGAGGGTTCACCATCCGTGAGCCCCACACCGTGTCGGTGCCGTTCACACCGGTGCAGCGCCAGTTCTACGACCGCCTGCTGGAAGCCCGCCGCGACCAGCTGCTCACCCGCTACAACCCGGTCGTGGTCCGCCTGATTCTCGATACCCTCGAGAGGCAGGCGTCGAGCTGCCTGCCCGCCCTCGCTCGACGCATCGTGGCGGCCGGCGAGCCGGCCATCACGGACCTGACCGACGCCCCCGAGGCCCAACCGGACGAAGCTCCGCCGAGGCTTCCCCTCCCGACGGACCCGGACCTCCGTGAGATGGCCCGTCAACTGCAGCCGTACGACCCCAAACTCGAGCGGCTCCTCCAGGCCGTCAGCGACGCCCGCGCCGTCGACGGTCCCGGAAAGCTCCTCGTCTTCTCGTTCTTCCTCGGCACCCTCGACTACCTCGCCGAGCACCTGACGGCGGCCGGCGTACGCGTCGGGGTCGTCACCGGACGAGTAGCCGAGCCCGACCGGCAGCGCCTGCGGGACCGGTTCCGCCTCGACCGGGAAAACGCGGAGGCCATCGACGTCCTGCTTTCCAGCGAGGTCGGCTGCGAGGGCCTCGACTACGAATTCTGTGATCGGCTCGTCAACTACGACATCCCCTGGAACCCGATGCGGATCGAACAGCGCATCGGCCGCATCGACCGGTTCGGGCAGCGCAGCCCGAAGGTGCTGATCCTCAACTTCGTGACCCCCGACACCGTCGAGGAACGCGTGTTCTACCGCTGCTGGGATCGGCTGGACCTCTTCCGAGACACCGTCGGCGACCTCGAAGGTGTGCTTGGCGAGATGACGCAGGACCTGACGGCCATCGCCACCAGCCCGGACCTGACGCCCGAGCAGATGGAGGAACGGGCTCGACAGCTCGCCGACAACGCCGTCCGGCTGGTCGCCGAGACCCGGGGCGTCGAGGACGCGAGCCAGGACCTGCTTGGCTTGGACGACAGCCTCACCCAGGACCTCGACGCCCTCGTCGAAGAGGGCCGGGCAGTCACCGAACAACAGCTGGAG
The nucleotide sequence above comes from Micromonospora sp. NBC_00389. Encoded proteins:
- a CDS encoding GIY-YIG nuclease family protein, coding for MPDTARDDLLAGFTAPQPYAMETVAGAPRAPGVVLDGGMVIYVGRTRRGLRDRLRQHLTGNRGSSVLHDQVGQLLDTAGNGASAADIAGWLGRCEVRWQETDNPEGTKEALVLALKPRFNRQVPKPRDADGGE
- a CDS encoding DivIVA domain-containing protein, yielding MIYVTGERLQPHHARVASFDTRWRGLDPAQVHDYLNRVADELERLHRELTTANTEAERIRQALRQWQSRHTGCRHTDPASSNSRWQR
- a CDS encoding SNF2-related protein gives rise to the protein MREYAEDQLVLVAAQQEATTGGLTPEEFRARLVAARLSHPLTDHVYSLRAARIKYVPFQFRPLLRLARADEPRLLIADDVGVGKTIEAGLIMKELAARQPLDHVLVLCPKALTVKWREEMRRFDEDFRVLDSASLRYCLNEAHLDGAWPEEYRRAIVHYELFARTAYLKGDAKRKKNKGLRELDPPPAFDLVIADEAHHLRTPGTNSHDLAEYLSEISTALVLLSATPVQTQARDLFILLNLLRPDLFPDRQTFFEVVEPNRHLNSAVRALRGGAPDAAKEALKALDTAAYTSWGRQAIAIDPRYDDVRRRLDAATLTTDDRVRCVREIEELNTLAPLVNRTRRRDIGGFTIREPHTVSVPFTPVQRQFYDRLLEARRDQLLTRYNPVVVRLILDTLERQASSCLPALARRIVAAGEPAITDLTDAPEAQPDEAPPRLPLPTDPDLREMARQLQPYDPKLERLLQAVSDARAVDGPGKLLVFSFFLGTLDYLAEHLTAAGVRVGVVTGRVAEPDRQRLRDRFRLDRENAEAIDVLLSSEVGCEGLDYEFCDRLVNYDIPWNPMRIEQRIGRIDRFGQRSPKVLILNFVTPDTVEERVFYRCWDRLDLFRDTVGDLEGVLGEMTQDLTAIATSPDLTPEQMEERARQLADNAVRLVAETRGVEDASQDLLGLDDSLTQDLDALVEEGRAVTEQQLEELVRAYLTRPPLSGQLDRLAEDELRLRLPQSARSELLAAISRNETRLGGGRPVQQLRHWLNEKDSGLRLTFSDEAARRDRSITFLTATHPLVRLAVVALAPAQDQQLRAQLRVVDPELPEGRYAFACDTWETIAVRPEFRTMSFVVDAARLTASRIVERRLFALLANALPGDGGPAADLQDAGAALDKYAEQRRRDAARDAHALNQVLLARRTGSLEAHHQRALQRLDDRLTNETEPRMRTMLTAQRARAVRKFEQRREQLEERRRVDIVSHRIAEGVLTISHAK